The Sulfurimonas sp. HSL-1716 sequence TATTAAATAACTCGAGCGAGCCATGGAAAGTCACGTTGATCGATACAGGGCTTAACAGTATGACGGGCAGTCGTATCAAAAAAGCTCAGCAATACGTAGGCAATGAATCTTTTATGTTGACATATGGAGACGGTGTAAGTGATGTGAATATCGCAGAACTCGTTAAATTTCACAAATCTCACGGTAAAGCTCTTACTATGACCTCAGTACAGCCCGAAGGCAGGTTCGGAGCTCTTAATATCACGGATGATTTTCAAGTAACACATTTTAAAGAAAAACCAAAAGGTGACGGCGGATGGATAAACGGCGGTTTTTTTGTATGTGAACCAAAAGTATTCGATTATATCATAGATAATGAGAGTACGGTTTTTGAACAGGCTCCCTTGCAAAACCTTGCAAATGACGGTGAGATATTTACATATAAACATAAAGGCTTTTGGAAACCTATGGACAGCTTAAAAGATAAAAACGACCTCAATCAACTTTGGGATGAAGCTCAAGCACCGTGGAAGGTATGGTGATGTTTAAAAATATATATAAAAACAAAAAAGTCTTAGTAACTGGCCATACAGGTTTTAAAGGCAGCTGGTTAACGACGTGGCTTTTAAAGTTGGGAGCAGATGTTATAGGTATTTCAAAAGATATTCCCACCAGCCCGTCTATGTTTGAAGAGCTCAAACTGGAAAATAAGATCAAACATTATTTAGAAGACATCAGAGATCTTCAAAAGATGATAGAGATCGTCTCTAACGAGAAACCGGATTTTTTATTTCATCTGGCTGCGCAACCTATCGTTTCCACATCATACAGCGATCCGATAGAAACGATCTCGTCAAACGTGATGGGTACGACAAATATTTTAGAGGCTCTGAAAATATCGAATCATATTTGTAAAGCAATCATTATCACCAGTGACAAAGCCTATGATAATGTCGAGCAGGTGTGGGGATATAAAGAGGATGATAAAATGGGCGGTAAAGATATATATAGCGGTAGCAAAGGCGCTGCGGAGCTCATAATAAAATCGTATTACCACTCTTTTTTCAAACGTAAGGAGTGTAATGTCAGATTGGCTATAGGCAGAGCCGGTAATGTTATCGGCGGCGGAGACTGGGCAAAAGACAGGATCGTCGTAGACTGTGTGAAAGCATGGAGCGAAGGAAAGTGCGTAGAGATCAGAAGTCCTAGGGCAACACGACCTTGGCAGCATGTGTTAGAACCGATAAGCGGATATTTGAATTTGGGTGCAGATCTGTATAACAATGAAGATTTACATGGTGAAGCATTTAATTTTGGTCCAAGAGCAGAGCAAAATCATACTGTCGAAGAACTGTTGATCGATTTAAGCGAATATTGGCATTTTGACAGTGTCTCTCAAGCTTATAAGGTTACCGATAATATACCTTTTCATGAAGCAGGGCTGTTAAAATTAAATTGTGACAAGGCGCTTTTTTATCTGAAATGGCAGGCTAACTTGGAATATAAAGATACTATTCGGTTTACAAGTGAATGGTATTATGATTTTTATAAAACAAAGAACAATATTTTTACAAAAACAGTCGAACAAATAGAAGAGTATGAATCTATGGCTAAAACTAAAGGATTGGCATGGACGGAGTAAGCTTAACACCATTAAAACAGATTTTTCATCCAAAAGGAGATCTTTTTCATGCAATGAAGAAAAGTGATCCCGGATTTGACGGATTTGGAGAGGCTTATTTTTCTACGATCAATAAAAATTATATCAAAGGATGGAAAAAACATACTGAAATGACGTTAAACTTGGTTGTGCCTGTCGGTGAGATAGAGTTTGTTATATACGATGAAAAAACAAAAGAGTTTTTTAGTGCAAAACTTTCACGAAACAACTATCAAAGGCTCACGATCAAACCAAATCTATGGATGGCTTTTAGAGGATTGGAAGATTATAACATGCTTTTAAACTTGGCTGATATGGAACATGACCCCGATGAAGCAGTAAATATTGATTTAAAAGATATTGAATATGAATGGTAAAGTTCTAGTTACCGGAGGATTGGGAAATCTAGGAAGTTGGATCAGTGCACATCTGGCCAATCTGGGTTATGAAGTTTATATTTTATCAAGAAGTTCAAAACAAAAAATAGCAAACATCAAATATACATTAATTGAAGCAGATGTAACAAAGATAGATGAGCTAAGAGAAAAATTGAATTTTGATCTGGACTTTTGTGTACACTTGGCAAGTTACAATGAGTTTTTCTTACCAGATTACGCAAAAAATGCGTTGGATATAAATACTTTCGGTACTAGAAATCTACTTGAAGTATTAAGTGAAAAAAAATTAAAAAATTTTGTTTACTTAAGTACGTTTCATGTTTATGGTGCAAGCGAGGGAACAATTACGGAAAAAAGCGAATTGAACCCGAAAAATGATTATGCATCTACTCATCTTTTTGCAGAATACTATGTGAAACAGTTCGGATTTACGCACGATTTAAAATATACCGTTTTAAGATTGACCAATAGTTATGGTGCACCGACTTTTACAGAGAGTGACAAATGGTATTTGGTATTAAACGATTTGACAAGATCGGCTTACGAGAATGGTAAAATCATTTTAAAAAGTAACGGCAGAGCAAAAAGAGATTTTATATATATGGGAGATGTATCGGATATAATAGAAAAACTTCTCAGGATAAATGCAACAAATGAGATATACAATCTTTCATCAAATAGAACCTACGAAGTAATTGAACTTGCATACCTAATAAAAAATGAGTACGAAAAACGATATAAGCGTCATATAGATATAGAAATAAATAAAGATGATAAATCGTCTTATAATGACGTAAGCGTGAAAAACGACAAATTAAGATCGCTGATAGATTTTGAGACAAAAGACAAAATGAAAGAAGAGATAAATAAAATATTTGATCTATTGGAATGCAAATTATGAACGAAGAAATTTTAGTTTCCATCATCACGCCTATGTATAATGCGGAAAAATATATTTTACAAACCGTTAAAAGCGTCATAGATCAAACATATCAAAATTGGGAAATGCTTATAGTGGACAACTGCTCTCTTGATGAAAGCAGGACAGTAGTTGAAAATATTGCAGACCCAAGGATAAAGCTAATAAAATTAGAATACAATAGCGGTGGACCGGCAAGACCAAGAAATATCGGGCTTGAGAATGCTAAAGGAGAATATATTGCATTCCTGGATGCGGACGATGTATGGTTACCTGAAAAACTTGAAAAACAATTAGCTGTTCTTAGTGAGTTTGATAATATAGACATTGTTCATTCTCTTGCATACACTATTGATATACATAGTAATAAAATAGGTAAGTTCAATAATCAAAAAACTTTTAATAAATTAAAATATCTTATGAATGATTTTTTTATTTTGACGCTTTCAAACTATATAAACATCAATACTGCAATTATGAGAAATAATTCTAAAATAAAGTTTAGAGAGGATCCGCATTTAGTCGCATTAGAAGACTGGGCCTTTTGGATAGATAATGTGTATAGCGGGAAAAAACCTTACTTAATGAATCTGAACCTTATAGATTATAGAATAGATATCAATTCTATCTCTGATCGAAAAACAGATAAAAGTTATCGAAAAGCTTTTTATTTATACGCTTTATTGCTCAATGAAGAGAAGATCTCACTAGGAAGATTTCTGTTTAATTCAACTGTTAATTTAATAAAAATCATTTTTAAAAATGTTAAAAGTAAATATTGATAATGAATTTCTTGCTTTCTACGACGGTTCTATTTAGTATTTTTATCAGAATAATTAAAATATATAGCGGAAGTATTATATATGTGGCATTATTCCCCCTCTTGATCGCGACATTTTTTCAAGCTTTGTTAAAAAAGAAATTTTCTTACAAAATCCATAAAATAGATTTTAGTGTCTTTCTCTTTTTTATTTTTATTTTTATAAATTTAATCGTATCTTCAATAAGGGGAACGCTTTTTTCACAATTTATTTTTGTTTTATATGTAGTTGTTCCGCTTTTTATTTATCTTTATATTAGATTGATTAATTATGATATCTCATCATTTACCCGTTTAATATATAGGTTTACTTTGTTGTATGCGTTATATGTGATCGCCGAGTTTCTTCTTTATTACTTTTTCCCTGAATTAAAGGGTGTTATAACGCATTATCTTCAATATATTGTCAAAACAAATAATTTTTATCCTCCTACAGTTAAATATCCTATTATAGGGGTGGCATCGAAACCTTGGGGACCGATGTTCGATACATCGGCCACGGGAGCTTTTTTAGTGGTTCTTTTTGCTTTTATTTTTGATTCACGCAAATATATCAAGAAAGATTCTTTAAATATTTTGATTTTTTTAGCTATAACTGCTATCTTTCTAAGCGGTTCGAAATCCGCCTATATGATGTTTCTTATTTATATCGTATTGAGAACGACTTTGTTTAAACAGGCCAAAGCAACTAAATTGTATCTATTTTTTTTAACATTGATTTTTTTTACGGTCATATTGGCAATTGTTTCGTTCATTAATTTTTTCTTTACAGATGAACTATTAAATTGGTATATTTATGCAATGGTTACGGAACCTGTAAGTAAATTGATAAGCGGATTTTATCAAAACGGAATTTTTACATTGATCGGTTCCGGACAGGAAAATGGGTATTATAAAATATTTGGGATGGGAGAAATAGATTTTTTTAATGCTATCTTTAGATATGGTTTGTTTAGTATGATGACTTTTCTAAGTTTAATAGTATATTTAATAGTAAAATATAAAAGAAAGTATGCACAATTCTCTATCATGTTTATCATGTTTATTATGTCTATGGTTCATTATCAAGTGATTTTAAAATTTCCGGCATCAATGATATTGTTTATATCTATCGGCGTTTTAGCGAACGAAGAAATTAAAAAAAACAGATATGACTGTAATAAAGGACAAGTTGTATGAATTGTGTTGTAATAATGTCGGTATATAAAAATGACAAGTTAAAATATTTAAAAGAAGCCCTAGAAAGTTTATATGCTCAGACAATAAAGGAGTTTGATATATTTGTTCAGTGCGACGGTAAACTCCCGGATGAACTAAATGATTTTCTAAAACTTGAATATGAGTCGAAAAAAATCACTTTTTTAAATAAACGAGATGAAAACAAAGGGTTGGCATATTCCTTAAATGAATTACTGGAAATCGTCTTAAACAAAGACTATGAATATATTGCAAGAATGGATGCAGATGATATTTCTGTCAATACTAGACTTGAAAAACAGATTGAAGTAATGAAAAAGAACATAGATATCGATGTATGCGGCGGATATATTGAAGAGTTTAACATGGACACGAATCAAAAGCAGTTAATTAAATATCCTGAATTGAATGAAGATATCCTTCAAGGCATGAAAAGAAGAAATTCTATGGCGCATGTAACAACACTGATAAGGAGAAGGTTTTTTATTGAAGTCGGTTTGTATGATTCTACAAAGTTCAATGAAGATATGGACCTATGGATTAGAGGCTTTCAAAATAATCGTAAATTTTATAATATTCAAGAAACTTTAGTAAAGGTTCGAACGAATAATGCTTTTTTTAATAGAAGAAGAAATATGCAAAGAGCTCTGGAAGTAATGAAATTAAAATTTAAAGCAACACGTTTATTTGGTTTTGGATATAAAGGTTATGCTTATGCTGTCGCACATTTTATACTTTTTATGCTGCCCGGTGCAATAAAGCAATTTATATACAGGAATATGAGGTAGTTAATGATTTATTTTGCATTTTTTATTTTATCGACC is a genomic window containing:
- the rfbF gene encoding glucose-1-phosphate cytidylyltransferase; the encoded protein is MKVLLLAGGFGTRLSEETDIRPKPMVEIGGKPILWHIMKIYSHYGFNDFVVLLGYKGYYIKEYFANYFLHQSDVTIDLKNNNMEILNNSSEPWKVTLIDTGLNSMTGSRIKKAQQYVGNESFMLTYGDGVSDVNIAELVKFHKSHGKALTMTSVQPEGRFGALNITDDFQVTHFKEKPKGDGGWINGGFFVCEPKVFDYIIDNESTVFEQAPLQNLANDGEIFTYKHKGFWKPMDSLKDKNDLNQLWDEAQAPWKVW
- the rfbG gene encoding CDP-glucose 4,6-dehydratase codes for the protein MFKNIYKNKKVLVTGHTGFKGSWLTTWLLKLGADVIGISKDIPTSPSMFEELKLENKIKHYLEDIRDLQKMIEIVSNEKPDFLFHLAAQPIVSTSYSDPIETISSNVMGTTNILEALKISNHICKAIIITSDKAYDNVEQVWGYKEDDKMGGKDIYSGSKGAAELIIKSYYHSFFKRKECNVRLAIGRAGNVIGGGDWAKDRIVVDCVKAWSEGKCVEIRSPRATRPWQHVLEPISGYLNLGADLYNNEDLHGEAFNFGPRAEQNHTVEELLIDLSEYWHFDSVSQAYKVTDNIPFHEAGLLKLNCDKALFYLKWQANLEYKDTIRFTSEWYYDFYKTKNNIFTKTVEQIEEYESMAKTKGLAWTE
- a CDS encoding WxcM-like domain-containing protein gives rise to the protein MDGVSLTPLKQIFHPKGDLFHAMKKSDPGFDGFGEAYFSTINKNYIKGWKKHTEMTLNLVVPVGEIEFVIYDEKTKEFFSAKLSRNNYQRLTIKPNLWMAFRGLEDYNMLLNLADMEHDPDEAVNIDLKDIEYEW
- a CDS encoding NAD(P)-dependent oxidoreductase gives rise to the protein MNGKVLVTGGLGNLGSWISAHLANLGYEVYILSRSSKQKIANIKYTLIEADVTKIDELREKLNFDLDFCVHLASYNEFFLPDYAKNALDINTFGTRNLLEVLSEKKLKNFVYLSTFHVYGASEGTITEKSELNPKNDYASTHLFAEYYVKQFGFTHDLKYTVLRLTNSYGAPTFTESDKWYLVLNDLTRSAYENGKIILKSNGRAKRDFIYMGDVSDIIEKLLRINATNEIYNLSSNRTYEVIELAYLIKNEYEKRYKRHIDIEINKDDKSSYNDVSVKNDKLRSLIDFETKDKMKEEINKIFDLLECKL
- a CDS encoding glycosyltransferase family 2 protein, which gives rise to MNEEILVSIITPMYNAEKYILQTVKSVIDQTYQNWEMLIVDNCSLDESRTVVENIADPRIKLIKLEYNSGGPARPRNIGLENAKGEYIAFLDADDVWLPEKLEKQLAVLSEFDNIDIVHSLAYTIDIHSNKIGKFNNQKTFNKLKYLMNDFFILTLSNYININTAIMRNNSKIKFREDPHLVALEDWAFWIDNVYSGKKPYLMNLNLIDYRIDINSISDRKTDKSYRKAFYLYALLLNEEKISLGRFLFNSTVNLIKIIFKNVKSKY
- a CDS encoding glycosyltransferase — encoded protein: MNCVVIMSVYKNDKLKYLKEALESLYAQTIKEFDIFVQCDGKLPDELNDFLKLEYESKKITFLNKRDENKGLAYSLNELLEIVLNKDYEYIARMDADDISVNTRLEKQIEVMKKNIDIDVCGGYIEEFNMDTNQKQLIKYPELNEDILQGMKRRNSMAHVTTLIRRRFFIEVGLYDSTKFNEDMDLWIRGFQNNRKFYNIQETLVKVRTNNAFFNRRRNMQRALEVMKLKFKATRLFGFGYKGYAYAVAHFILFMLPGAIKQFIYRNMR